The Chaetodon trifascialis isolate fChaTrf1 chromosome 16, fChaTrf1.hap1, whole genome shotgun sequence genome includes a region encoding these proteins:
- the LOC139344443 gene encoding sodium- and chloride-dependent GABA transporter ine, producing the protein MEEQLDRPTWSRQIEFTLAGIGCAVGLGNVWRFPYLCYRSGGGAFLVPYLLMLVVLGIPLLYMELTVGQYTRRGPVHALAIVCPLLKGVGMASVAISFIMCTYYNIVITWALYYLFNSFQAPLPWQNCNNTWNSPNCTNHATNSSYSSTASQEFFQHKMLEQTSGVEETGVIRWELFLILLLAWILIYLCIFKGVKSTGKVVYFTALFPYVILIALLINNVQLPGAIDGINFFIVPKWNMLLSVEVWVNAAAQIFNSIGIGFGSLLAMSSYNAFNNNVLKDTLTISIINSLTSILAGFVIFSAFGYMSHLQGIDVKDLAVDGPGLVYVVYPQAFANMPVAQLWAVMFFFMLLCLGLDSEFAMVEVLVTSLMDEFNQRLIKFFKRKELFVLAVCCAAFLLGIPCVLQVGIYVFQLMDHYTAIVSIMFLAFFEVIAICWSYGVARLSSNLEEMTGKRANIFFRLCWLVVDPVLVTVILIFSIIQFKPARYGDYVFPPWAQGVGWVIAMASIIWIPLAALHTLWVLPGSFMQKLKLSLTPYALNEKSKMAYYERGGKNGDQATSSSSDLPEKPPMETMF; encoded by the exons ATGGAAGAACAGCTCGACAGACCAACGTGGAGCAGGCAGATTGAGTTCACCCTGGCTGGCATCGGCTGTGCTGTGGGTTTAGGCAACGTTTGGAGGTTCCCTTATCTCTGCTAcaggagtggaggag GTGCCTTTCTGGTGCCGTACTTGTTGATGCTGGTGGTGTTGGGGATCCCTCTGCTCTACATGGAGCTGACTGTGGGTCAATACACAAGGAGAGGGCCTGTCCATGCCCTGGCTATTGTCTGCCCACTGCTAAAAG gagTTGGCATGGCCTCGGTGGCCATCTCCTTTATCATGTGCACCTACTACAACATCGTCATCACCTGGGCCCTCTATTATCTCTTCAACTCCTTCCAGGCACCGCTACCCTGGCAGAACTGCAACAACACCTGGAACTCACCAAACTGTACCAATCATGCCACCAACAGCAGTTATTCCTCCACTGCTAGCCAGGAGTTCTTCCA GCATAAGATGCTGGAGCAGACTAGCGGAGTGGAAGAAACAGGAGTGATCCGCTGGGAGCTTTTTCTTATTCTCCTTCTGGCTTGGATCCTCATTTACCTTTGCATCTTCAAGGGGGTGAAATCAACAGGCAAG GTGGTGTACTTCACGGCTCTGTTCCCATATGTTATCCTGATTGCCCTGCTGATCAATAATGTGCAGCTTCCTGGAGCGATAGATGGAATAAACTTCTTCATTGTCCCGAAATGGAATATGCTGCTCTCAGTGGAG GTGTGGGTGAATGCTGCAGCTCAGATCTTTAACTCCATTGGGATTGGTTTTGGCTCCCTCCTGGCCATGTCGAGCTACAATGCCTTCAACAATAACGTTCTGAA GGACACCCTGACTATATCCATCATCAACTCCCTCACCAGCATCCTGGCaggttttgtcattttctctgcctttgGATACATGTCTCACCTGCAGGGCATTGATGTCAAGGATTTGGCTGTGGATG GTCCAGGCCTGGTTTATGTTGTTTACCCACAAGCCTTTGCCAACATGCCGGTGGCTCAGCTCTGGGCTGTGATGTTCTTCTTCATGCTGCTTTGCCTCGGACTGGACAGCGAG tttgcAATGGTTGAAGTGCTGGTGACCAGTCTCATGGATGAATTCAACCAACGTCTGATTAAGTTTTTCAAGCGGAAGGAACTGTTTGTTCTTGCTGTTTGCTGTGCAGCTTTCCTCCTTGGAATTCCTTGTGTCTTGCAG GTGGGGATCTACGTTTTCCAGCTGATGGACCATTACACTGCCATAGTGTCCATCATGTTTCTTGCATTCTTCGAGGTTATTGCCATCTGTTGGAGTTATG GAGTGGCTCGACTTTCAAGCAACCTGGAAGAGATGACGGGAAAACGGGCAAACATTTTCTTCAGGCTGTGTTGGCTGGTAGTTGATCCCGTGCTGGTCACT GTTATCCTGATTTTCTCCATCATTCAGTTCAAACCAGCCCGCTATGGGGACTATGTCTTCCCTCCGTGGGCTCAGGGTGTCGGCTGGGTCATTGCCATGGCCTCCATCATATGGATTCCTTTGGCTGCtcttcacacactgtgggtgCTCCCTGGCTCATTCATGCAG AAACTGAAGCTGTCCTTGACACCATATGCGCTGAATGAAAAGTCAAAGATGGCGTATTatgagaggggaggaaaaaatggAGATCAAGCCACCAGCTCCAGCAGTGATCTACCTGAAAAACCTCCTATGGAGACAATGTTCTGA